From the genome of Papaver somniferum cultivar HN1 unplaced genomic scaffold, ASM357369v1 unplaced-scaffold_10, whole genome shotgun sequence:
taaaggaaaaaaacaagaaaaaagagagaaaaatcccaactatttttatgacaaacccatattaaatcataaggaattgaTAAGTATTTGGGATACGAATTATACGATATATTAATATATAACATGGAACAGACTGATCTGCtcacaagaatttttttttcttttttattgttttgaacaaaatcacaagtattaTCTAATGATCATCATGTCCTAAAAGGCTAATGTAATTATTGTTGGTATTTTGAGCCATGCCGACTTAAGTTGCTGTAATTTTAACGTGAAAACCTTCCCCCGGTGGTGCATTTCCTTCTACTTTTGTCGAACTGatcaataataaagaaaaatcagTTAGAATTTCCAATAAATTAAGAAGTAAATGAGTCTCGACGTTTGAAGACCATGTGGTTCATGTCCATTCTAATTACTCGCCTGAACTTTGTGACCAAGACATGCAAAAATACAGACATCAACGCCTTGGTGAACTCAGCTCCCACACAACTCCTCATCCCACCACCAAATGGCACAAAATCTTTTGCTGATAAATTTGGCCCAATGTTCTTGAAATGgacaaaaagattaaaaaaaaaatagtatctACAGAAAAATAATTTGAAACAAACATTAACATACAGCAACTTACACTCCATCTCCATGGATTAAATGTATAGGGGTCATCAAACTTTTTTGGGTTCATGTGAATAGCTGTAGCAACAACCATAAGGGTCCATCCTTTTGGGATTacatatcctgcaaaggataataTACTGATTGATTACAATGAATGTACTGTCATATTAGAGCTCAATTCAGAATTTCTGTTACTTATAAATTAGTAGTAATCGTGTACCGTTTATATGGATGTCTTTGATCACCCTCCTTAAAATCCCTAGGGAAATGTTGGCCATCCTAAATGTTTCATTGAGTACCTGCAAAAATTATACTCAATGGATATTATTAACTACGCTTAACCGG
Proteins encoded in this window:
- the LOC113326358 gene encoding cytochrome P450 87A3-like, with product MDASLTWTDFKSMKFTSQVLNETFRMANISLGILRRVIKDIHINGYVIPKGWTLMVVATAIHMNPKKFDDPYTFNPWRWSNIGPNLSAKDFVPFGGGMRSCVGAEFTKALMSVFLHVLVTKFSSTKVEGNAPPGEGFHVKITAT